TCCTGCAGGAAAAAATCACGGAGGGACGCATCAATGGTAAAAACGCAATGACGGTGTCTGACATTAACGAGCTTAAAGGACATAGAGGTAGTGCGATCCATGGAATATTTATTACCGCAGGTAGGGCAGAAACGGCTGTGACAACGGAAAGGAACAAACTTGAGATTTCCGCAGTGGATACAGCCATACATGGCACCACCATAAGAAGGATCACCACAGTTGATCATCTTATCGATATTTTCCATCTCAGCAGGTCTGGGATGAAGAGTATATTTGATTTCTTCATAATGATCTGTAAAGATCTCTTGTAGGATATTCATGATTCTATTATGAAGGAAAAAGACAAAAAAAGAAACCCACCCCTCAAGAATGAGGGGCAGGGGAGTTGAAGTGTCGAAGACACTTTTTTATTTTATTTTATTTTCATGATCTCGGCCATTAGCCACTCTGGTTTTCGTTTTGTGTAAGTAGCTTCTGTGATATCGTTGATCTTGTGACCCATCATATATTTTAATGCATATTCATCTACTTTATCTCTTTTTGCCATCGTGGAAAACTGAATCCTTGGATCATGAGCTCTGTGATCTGGATTGAGCTCTAATTTCTTAACAATCTTTTCGAATCGATGTCTATATTTATCATACGTCATTTTTAAGCTACTTCGGTGTGTTTTTGTATCAGTGCAGTTGATTAAATAATCACTTCCAAGATTTATTGCTTCCTGGTATCGATGCTTGACTAGATCACGAATCCGTGGATGGATTGGAACCAAGCGATCTTTACCTGCGTCAGTCTTCATACCGCCGATAAAAAACCAATTTTCCAGATCTACATTTTTAATTCAATTAGACCCAATTCTTGTGGTCGCCATCCAGAGTAGCATTGGATCAGAATCACATCCACATAATCAGTATCATACAAATGATCCCATAATTTTTTTATTTCTTCATCCGTAAAATCAATATGGTCCTTCTTCGCTTCTTTAACATCTTTAATAACATCATCAGACAAATTAAAGGTCCTTGCATAATTCTTGTCTACTAATTCATACTCTAGCGCATAATCCAACATTAAGTTGAATAGAGATTTTATCTTTGTCTTTGTAGTAGGAGATGCGTGTTTTTCTTTACCATCGACTACATACGTTCCATCTTCCATACAACCTTTAATATGTCGGGCACGTAAATCTTTTGCACGCATATCATAAACAGCAGAGCAGTAGTTCCAGGCAGATTTAATTGTACGTTCACTTGAAGGACTTGACAGGGATTCAAAATATTTATCAGTCCACTTTTCGTATAATTGCTCGACTGTCAGATCAGAGTCAAGATCATACGGATTTTTATGATATTCAAGTAATGCAGCGTAAGCATCATTATAGGTTTTGAAATATGTTTCTGGTTTCAATGATTTATAAATAGGTTTTCCATAAAAATTTTTTCCAACACAGACTAATGCACGAAAAGGCTTTCTAAGATTTTGATTTTTTAATTCGGATATAGTGCCAAATCCATTTGGAAGACGTTTTCGTTTATTAGTTTTTCTTTGTTGTTGTTTAATAACTTTTGTATCTAGAGGATAACCGCAGTGAGGACAAGTTATTGCCTTATCACTTACCTGCAATTGACATTCTGGACATTTGATCAGT
The sequence above is drawn from the Anaerostipes hadrus ATCC 29173 = JCM 17467 genome and encodes:
- a CDS encoding tyrosine-type recombinase/integrase, giving the protein MKTDAGKDRLVPIHPRIRDLVKHRYQEAINLGSDYLINCTDTKTHRSSLKMTYDKYRHRFEKIVKKLELNPDHRAHDPRIQFSTMAKRDKVDEYALKYMMGHKINDITEATYTKRKPEWLMAEIMKIK
- a CDS encoding zinc ribbon domain-containing protein, which produces MALIKCPECQLQVSDKAITCPHCGYPLDTKVIKQQQRKTNKRKRLPNGFGTISELKNQNLRKPFRALVCVGKNFYGKPIYKSLKPETYFKTYNDAYAALLEYHKNPYDLDSDLTVEQLYEKWTDKYFESLSSPSSERTIKSAWNYCSAVYDMRAKDLRARHIKGCMEDGTYVVDGKEKHASPTTKTKIKSLFNLMLDYALEYELVDKNYARTFNLSDDVIKDVKEAKKDHIDFTDEEIKKLWDHLYDTDYVDVILIQCYSGWRPQELGLIELKM